The Rugosibacter aromaticivorans region CGTCGATCTCAAACGACGACTGAATCTGGCGGGTGGCGTGCAACGCGCACTACCTGCCTTGGCGCGGGCGATTCAACAAGAACTGGACATAGTCTGATGGCAAGCAATCGTGCCCAAATCCTGATCAGTGCCGTCGACCAGACCAAGACCGCTTTCGATTCGATCAAGCGGGGCCTGGGTGGTCTGACCGACACCGCCAAGAGCGTCAACGGCGTGCTGGCCAACCTCGGGGTGGCTGTCTCCGTGGCTGGTCTGACCGCGATGGTGAAATCGGCCATCGACACTGGCGACGCGCTGGACGAGATGTCGCAACGTGTCGGTGTCAGCGTCGAGACCCTGTCGGTATGGAAACCGGCAGCCGAGCAGTCCGGTGTGTCCGGCGAATCGTTCGAGAAGGGGCTGCGCAAGCTGTCCACCACGATGCTGGAAGCCGCGACCGGGTCGGAAGATGCCGCGCGCGGATTCTCCGCCGTGGGTGTCGAGTTCGAGAACCAGGACGGCACCCTGCGCGCCACCGATCAGGTGCTGCTCGATCTGGCCGAGCGCTTCAAGGCCATGCCCGATGGCGCGGAGAAAACCGCCCTGGCCGTGCAACTGTTCGGCAAGTCGGGAGCCGAGCTGATCCCGTTCCTGAATCAGGGGCGCGACGGCATCAATGAGCTCGCCGCCGAGATGCAGGCGCTCGGCGTGCAGATGAGTAGTGAGACTGCGGCGCAGGCGGGCAACTTTAATGATGCGCTCGACAAGCTGAAACTGGCCACCACCAGCATCGGCAACCAGATCATCGCGTCCTTGCTGCCCGCCCTGAACGATATGGCCGGTGGCATGGTCGAGTCGGCCAAGCAAGGCGGCACGCTGCGCGTGATCCTGGATGGCGTGGTGCTGGTGCTCAAGACCTTGGCCCTCGGTGCCGCCACCGTCGGCAAGGCCTTCGTCGCCTTGGGCGAAGCCATTGGCGCGGGTGTCGCCGCCGCTGTAGAAGCGCTCAAGGGCAACACCGACGGGGCCAAGGCCATCATTGCCGACCTCAAAGGCAATCTGGTCAAACGGCTGGATGAACTGGCGTCCTTCCGTGACAGTCTGTTCGACCCCAAGCCCATCGAGGTCAAGGCACCCAAGATCCAGGCCGATCCGGAACTGCTGCAACGCCTGACCAAGCCTAAAGCCGTCAAGCCAGCGCAGGACACGACCGGCGCGCAAACCACGCTGATGAAAGCGCAACTGGATACCGAGTTCGCGCTGCTCAAGGACGGTTTGACCCGGCAACAAACTGCGCTGGATGCTGCACTCGAGGATCGTCTGGTCTCGGTGCGCGACTACTACACGCAGAAAACGGCCATCGAGCAGCGCGAGATCGATGCCGAAATCGCCCGCAAGCAGCAGGAGCTGGCGCGCAATCAGCAGGTCGCTACCACCGGCAAATCGGAAAACGACCGCCTGCGTGCCAAGGCCGAAGTGGCCAAGGCGGAAGCCGACCTAATCACGCTCAATAACCGGCGCACGGACATCGAACAGGCCAATGCGCGCAAGGCAGCGCAAGCCGAGCGTGAGCTGGCCGATGCCTTGGCGCAGGCGCGTGAGGAACTGGCACAGATCACCGGCACGGCCACAGATGCCGACCGGCAAGCTGCTATCGAGCGCAGCTACCGCGATCTACGGGCGCGACTGGCGGCAGAAAGCGATGCCGACGGCGTGTCGCTCATTGATCGGCTGATCAATGTGAAGGCTGCACAGGCCAATCTGGCGGCGCTCGAAGCCCAATGGCGGCAGGTCACCGAGCGTCTGCGCAATGCGCAGGAGGCCATTCAGACCCTGCAGCAAGCTGGGCTGCTGACCGAAACACAGGCACGTCAGCAGATCGTGGCCCTGCAACAGCAATCGGCCACCGAGATGGAGCGCTTGTTGCCGACCATGCAGCAAGCCGCGCAGGCCATCGGGCCAGATGCGGTGATTCGGGTACAAGCGTGGCGCAACGAGCTGGATCGCACCAAGCTCACGGTCGATGAAATGGCTCCGCTGTGGAACCGCATCGGCGAGAGCTTCGGCGGCGCGCTCAACGGGATGATCACCGGCGCACAGACCTGGCGCAGCGTGATGGCCAGCCTGTTCCAGCAGGTAGCCGACGCCTTCCTGCAGCAGATCGTGATCCAGCCCTTCCAGCAGTGGATCGCCATGCAGGCGCGAATGCTGGCGCTCAAGCTCGGTTTCATCCAGCAGGAGCAGACCGTCGATGCTGCGGCCAGCGCCGCCAAGGTCGCCCAAAAGACCACCGAAACCACCGCCGTGGTGTCGATGGATGCCGCCAAGGCCGGTGCAGGTGCAGCAGCGTCGCAAGCCTCCGTGCCCATCGTTGGCCCGGGGCTGGCCATTGCCGCAATGGTGGCGATGGTGGCCGCAGTGATGGCGCTGCTGGGTGGCATCAAGAAATTCGCGGGTGGTGGCTTGGTGTCCGGGCCGGGCAGCGCCACCTCGGATTCGATCCCGGCGCGTCTGTCCGCAGGCGAGTACGTGGTGCGGGCGGCCGCCGTGCGCCAAGTCGGCGTGGCCTTCCTCGACTCGCTCAACGGCTTGTCGGCAGGCCCACGTTTCAAGGGTGGCGAACTGGCCTTCGCAGCGGGCGGGCTGGTACCGGAGGTGAAAGTGCCACCCGCGCAGCCGCAGATGAATCAGGCCGTGCGCATCGTCAACGCAGTCGATCCGGGCGTGACCCACGACCACCTGCAGTCGCCTGCCGGAGAGAAAGTCATCGTCAACATCATCGGGCGCAATGCACGGGCCATCCGTGCGGCGCTGCAAGGCTGAATTTTCAGGGGAAAGTCCAATGGCACTTCTGTTCATCGACGGTTTCGATCACTACGACCCGCAGGCCGTGGACAGCTTTGGCGATCCGTGGCTCGCACGTGGCAAGGCGGCGTATCTGTCACCACAGGCCACCCGGATCAATGGCCGTCGTCCGTCCTCCTATGCTCTGCGTTTGCCGGAAGGTTCGGGGGGTGGCTACGTCAAGAACCTCGACACCACCAAGACCAGCCTGATCGTCGGGGCAGCCATTCGTGTGGTGCCGTACCAAAACACCTACACCGAGCCACTGCTGCTTGGCGTGCGCGATGCCAACTCGCAGGTCGCGCATCTCGTGAAAATCGGCGAGGACGGTCGGCTCAAGCTCTACCGCTGGCAATACGGCTATGACCAGTTGATCTCTGTCTCAGTCGCCAGCGCTCCGGCGCGCGGCTGGCACTACATCGAGTTGCAGGTCACTCAAGGCACCAGCAACGGTGTGCTGTCAGTGCGCATCAACGGCATCCTGGCCATCCAGATGACCGCGCAGAACACCATTCAGGGCGGCGGCCAACTGCTCACGGCATTCGTAGGTGCGGTGCCCGGCCAGAATTGTCCGCTGACCATCGACGTCGACGACTTCTACATCGCCGACACCAGCGGCACGATCAACAACACCTTCCTCGGTGATGTGCGCGTCGATGCCTTGCAGGCTCAGGCCGATGGCAGTTTGAACCAGTGGACTCCCAGTCCGGTCGGCACTGCTGCCTGGGAAGCCGTCAGCGACGAGGACGAAGCCACAGCGATCAGTGCGCCCAACGTCGGGCTGCGCCAGTCCTTCGATGTCGAGCCGCTGCCGGTAATGGCCACGCCTGCCATCTACGGTGTGCAACTGACCATGCTGGCGCGCAAGACCGACGCGGGGCTGGGCAAGGTCAAAGGACTCGTGGTCAGTGGTGCGCAGAGCGCCGTCAGCACCGACATCGTCCTGCAGGAGCAACTGGCGTGGCAGAGCACGCTGTTCGAGCGCAATCCGAACGGCAACGTGCAGTGGACGGAGGCCGCCTTCAATGCCGCTGAGTTCGGCCTGGAGTCGGCATGACGGAGCGTGTCGTCGTTCAAGACATTGCGGAGGTTTCCAGCAAACCAACGCCGGGGAGCGAACTGCCCGCCTTCCAGGGTGAAGTGCTCTCGCGCGCCACCTTCGGGGCGAGCGCAGCCAGCTTCACGCCGGAAACAGCTGTCGCTCCGCTGCCGCCCAATCTGACGGCCAGCCTGCTGGCGGAATCCTTGGCGGGCCCCTGGCCACCCATCGATGCGCCGATCTTTCTGGTCGAGGTGTTGCGCCGGGACACGGCCTCAAGCGCCATCGTCGCCACCGGTATGGATGCCTTTGGCGACCAGCCTTGGCCGGATGCGCAACGCGGCGTGTTTGCCTTCCGTCATGATTGGATGGAGCCCCTCGTGGAACGGCTGGAGTGGCAGACCAGCGTCACGCGGCTGGCCAGTGGCAACGAATCCCGGCAGGCACGCCGACGCGTTCCTCGGCGCTGGCTTACCTACAAGGTGGGCAACGCCCGGCAGACCGATGCCTTGGTTGGCGACTGGCTGGCCGATCATCTTGGTCAAATGGCGCTGTGGCCGCTGCCGCAGTACGCGGTTCACCTGACCGAGTCCTGCGAACGTGGCGCACTGGCACTCAATGTGACCGAAGCTGACGGGCGACAGTTCGGGCCACTCTCGGCCAATGTGCATCTGACCTACGACGGGGTGCAGGGCTGGCAGGAGACTGAGAGCAATGGCCGCTGGGTGCTGATCATCGCCGCCGGTGGGTGGCAGATCGCCCAACTCAGCGATGTGGAAAGCGATCTGCTGTGGCTGATGGAACCGTTGGCACGCGCCGCAGCCGTGGGCAGCTTCGTCATGCCCTTGGTGTGGGGCAAGGCCATCGACCCGGTGGATCTCACGCAGTGGGTGCCTGGCATGGTCGGCGGCAACGTCCCCACACAGATCCAGCCTGCGCCATTGCCCGACCAGGATGTCCTCGATGACCCATGGCTCGACGAGATCCCGGTCTGGCCAGATGGCAACTGGCGTGACGATCCAACGGCCGCAGCGCAAACCACGATCACCCGCCAAGACTTTTCGACTGCAGATCCGTGGGTGCGCCGGGACGATCCGTGGGCGACGACAACTTTGCAGCGGCGCTATCTGGCCAGCTCACTCGATGAAATCGAGATCTGGCGGGCGCGGTTGTGGCGCACCCAAGGCCGTCTGGCGGCCTTCTGGCTGCCCGATGGCTTGGCTCCGATCCTGTGGGTGAACGTCGAAGCCGATCCCGAAGATGGCTTCCTGCGCGTGGATGGCAAAGACATCTCCGCGCGAATCTCGGATTTTTGGCATCGCCCCGCCGCTTGCTTGATCGTGCATCCAGACGGCTATCGGCAATACGCCCTGACGGCAACCTGCCATCTGGATCAAGGCGGTGTGCTGGTGCTGCGCTCGGGCCTTGACGACTGGGTGCCCGCGGGCAGCCGCGTCATTCGCCTCGTGCGCTGCCGCCTCGACCACGACGCCATCGATCTGTACTGGCACAGCCCGACGCTGCTGGAGATCACCCTGACAGCGCGTCAGTTGCCCGAACCACGCGGAAATGACCGTCAAACCTACGAGGGAGAGTAAGCACGATGAGCCAGAACCCATTGCTGGAAGTCGAGCTATACGCCTTCGCCAGCAACAGCGCGCAGTTCTATCTAACGCCGCACGAATTCGATGTTGATCTGGATGGCAACCTCTACAAGAGCCTGGCCTTGGAACGCAACGAACTGGCGCTGGGTGCTGAAGCTGCGAAGGCTGGCTTGGATCTGAAACTGCCGCCGAACTGTGATTTGGTGCGCCACCTGCTCGCCAACTCGCTGACCGGCGACACCACCTCGATCACCCTGCGCATCGGACGGCGCGATACCTGGGGCGACTACTGGTGGATCTCCGGCACGCGCTGGATGGGCCGGGTGCTGGGCGTCGAAGTCGCTGACGATGTGGCTCGCATTCGCTGCGAGTCCGCGCAGGTCAGTCTCAAGCGCATCGGGTTGCGGCGGCTCTACAGCCGCAAGTGTTCCCACGTGCTGTATTCGGCTGCTTGCGGTGCGTCACCCATCACCGCCAGCGCCTTCGTGAGCAACAGCTATGGCCGCAACGTCGATCTCGATGGCGGTGTGCCCGGCAGCGTCAGTGGCGGCTTGGCCGGTGGTTGGCTGCAAACACCCGAAGGTGCCCGCCACATGATCGTCAATGACTACGGTGGCGGCGTCGAGTTGCTCTATCCGATGGTCATTGAAGTCGGTACCGAGGTGCTGCTGACGGTCGGCTGCGACCACAGCACGGCCACGTGCGAGTCGCGCTTCGGGAACCTCGACAACTACGGCGGCTTTCCCGCCATCCCGAGCAAAAACCCGTTCTCGACGGGCGTGTTCTGAATCCCTGGAGAAATCGCCATGTGGTACCTCGTCGTCATCGTGGTGGCGGCGCTGGTTTCGGTCGCGCTCGCGCCGAAACCGCCCGAGCCCAAACCGGCGTCGCTGTCTGACGTCGATGCCCCAACCGCAGAAGAAGGCCGACCGATTCCCGTCGTATTCGGCACCGTGCTGCTGCGCGGTTCCAACGTCGTCTGGTACGGCGATCTCGAAGCCGATCCGATCAAGAAGAAAGGTGGCAAGAAATGACCACGCAGACTGTCATCACCATCGATCACGTGCGCGCCGTAGGCCTGTGCGTGAACGGCACGCGCACTTGGTTTGCGCGTCACGATCTGG contains the following coding sequences:
- a CDS encoding DUF2163 domain-containing protein, with amino-acid sequence MSQNPLLEVELYAFASNSAQFYLTPHEFDVDLDGNLYKSLALERNELALGAEAAKAGLDLKLPPNCDLVRHLLANSLTGDTTSITLRIGRRDTWGDYWWISGTRWMGRVLGVEVADDVARIRCESAQVSLKRIGLRRLYSRKCSHVLYSAACGASPITASAFVSNSYGRNVDLDGGVPGSVSGGLAGGWLQTPEGARHMIVNDYGGGVELLYPMVIEVGTEVLLTVGCDHSTATCESRFGNLDNYGGFPAIPSKNPFSTGVF